In the genome of Streptomyces violaceoruber, the window CCCAGTTCTCTCAGCAGCGCGTGGTCGCAGGCGGCCACCCGCCCGTCGAGGAGCACGTTCAACTGCAGCCCGGAGTCGTAGACGTACGGAGTGGTGGCTTCCAACTCCACTGCCGGCCGTGCGTAGTTGAGCGCGAACGGTTGCATCGTCTCTCCCTAGTCGGTGCTGCGCCGATCAGAAGACGGTCCCTTTGCGCCGTCGTCTGGTCCGCCGACTTCCTTCGGCTTCCAGAG includes:
- the tgmA gene encoding putative ATP-grasp-modified RiPP, producing the protein MQPFALNYARPAVELEATTPYVYDSGLQLNVLLDGRVAACDHALLRELGTTTSTAGSKTHFDD